Proteins encoded by one window of Nicotiana tabacum cultivar K326 chromosome 10, ASM71507v2, whole genome shotgun sequence:
- the LOC107793715 gene encoding uncharacterized protein LOC107793715, producing MAPLEGVKEGGSMEEVALCNSPGKLIFGRYSDAEMVAQLKKLALDPCDSNVSHQGIRPLWNQMLRVRDVMALADNDCSWKKRKLQQFVKDQLRSAPGLPAEKFNQKSKSKLRRGQGHFSHASGISCLLNSVNSAKSSRQKNFSTSHSACSLLAFEDNFQEQLSSEFSLQNDAKDFAPTSKDLSSLVDSDESVNGSDLMSRDNRTPSVASLLALNDAIHNSSLLSMKGSRSRSLQPPRQSFRLLNFIGDHLQRFVIPVGPRFQAEVPDWTELADKDDINSKAIDSEDSRWLGTLVWPIEIGHMEVSSRPIGKGRPHSCSCRSPGTTNCVNRHILEERLILQRDLGPAFFSWKFDEMGEQVSKAWSSKDKAAFESLVKRKPQPSGKNFLKHAVKSLPQKTRKTIVNYYFNVFIPRQLSVQNRSSNNLVNISDDFTDDINDTGMHKGSEGQRPEGLKSRYMCRPI from the exons ATGGCTCCGTTGGAGGGTGTGAAGGAGGGAGGAAGTATGGAAGAAGTAGCTTTGTGTAACTCGCCAGGAAAATTGATATTTGGGAGGTACTCCGATGCAGAAATGGTAGCTCAGCTGAAAAAACTTGCGCTAGATCCTTGTGATTCGAATGTATCACATCAGGGAATTCGACCATTATGGAATCAGATGCTAAGAGTGCGAGATGTTATGGCTCTTGCTGATAATGACTGTTCGTGG aagaaaagaaaacttcAACAGTTTGTGAAAGATCAGTTGAGATCTGCTCCTGGACTTCCAGCAGAGAAATTTAACCAGAAAAGTAAATCAAAACTACGTAGAGGACAAGGGCATTTTTCTCATGCCTCCGGTATTTCATGCCTGCTTAATTCAGTTAACTCTGCAAAAAGTTCTCGCCAAAAGAATTTCTCAACTTCGCACAGTGCATGTAGTTTACTGGCATTTGAGGACAATTTTCAAGAGCAGTTATCTTCAGAATTCTCCCTCCAGAATGATGCAAAAGATTTTGCTCCTACCAGCAAGGATTTATCTTCCTTAGTTGATTCTGACGAGTCAGTAAATGGTTCAGACCTGATGAGTCGTGATAATCGGACCCCTTCCGTTGCCTCCTTGCTGGCCTTGAATGATGCAATTCATAATTCAAGCTTGTTGTCTATGAAAGGATCAAGAAGCAGATCTCTACAACCACCTCGTCAATCCTTCAGGTTGCTGAACTTCATTGGCGACCACCTTCAGAGATTTGTTATTCCAGTTGGGCCTCGTTTCCAAGCTGAAGTTCCAGACTGGACGGAACTAGCAGACAAGGATGACATTAATAGTAAAGCCATTGACTCTGAAGATTCAAGATGGTTAGGCACCCTAGTTTGGCCTATTGAAATCGGGCACATGGAAGTCTCTTCTAGACCAATTGGAAAAGGGAGACCTCACTCCTGCTCTTGTCGGTCTCCAGGAACCACTAACTGTGTCAATCGCCACATTCTTGAGGAAAGGCTAATTCTGCAACGTGACCTTGGCCCTGCTTTCTTCAGTTGGAAATTTGATGAAATGGGAGAGCAAGTTTCGAAGGCATGGTCATCCAAGGATAAAGCGGCCTTTGAGTCATTGGTCAAAAGGAAACCACAACCAAGTGGAAAGAACTTTCTGAAGCATGCAGTAAAGTCATTACCACAAAAGACTAGGAAAACCATCGTCAACTATTACTTCAATGTTTTCATCCCCCGACAATTGAGCGTACAGAATAGGTCATCCAATAACTTGGTCAATATTAGTGATGATTTTACTGATGACATTAATGACACAGGCATGCATAAAGGAAGTGAAGGCCAGAGACCTGAGGGTTTGAAAAGTCGATACATGTGTCGGCCAATTTAA